GCCAAATATGCCATAGACAAAGGTGTACGTGTTTCAATGACGCCATCAGCAACACCTAATGTGACAAAAGAAGCAATGCAAACTGCTAAAGATATCGGCTTATCACGTTGGGCATTCAGCTTAGACGGTCCTACTGCTGAAATTCACGATCATTTCAGAGGAACGAGTGGATCATTTGACCTGACAATGAATGCTATTAACTACTTAAATGAACTTGAGATGCCATTACAAATTAACACGGTTGTATCTAACTACAATTTAGACACACTCGATGAAATGGCTGCACTCGTGAAAGAGCTGAATTGTGTATTGTGGAGTGTCTTCTTCTTAGTACCAACTGGACGTGGTCAAACGAAAGATATGATTAGTCCCGCAGAGCATGAAAGAGTCTTCAGATGGTTGTATCAATTGTCGAAAGAAGTAGACTTCGATATTAAAACAACCGCTGCACAACATTTTCGTCGAGTTGTCATTCAGTCTAAACAACGTGAACATAAAAAAGAAGGTCATGATGAAGTTCCAATCCAATACCAACAAGCATTAATGAATGGTACAACTGGAACAATTGATGGTTTAGGCAGAGCGCCTAAAGGTGTGAATGACGGGAATGGATTTATCTTCGTCTCACATACTGGTGATGTCTATCCAAGTGGATTGTTGCCTGTCAAAGTCGGCAGTGTAAAAGAAGAGAAACTATCTGAAATATATCGTAACTCACCAATTCTAAAAGACTTAAGAAATCCAGATAAATATAAAGGTAAATGTGGAGTATGTGAGTTTAGAAATGTATGCGGAGGATCTAGATCAAGAGCTTACGCAATGACGGGTGATTACATGGAAAGCGAACCATATTGCGTCTATATTCCAGAAGTGTTAAGAAAGAAAAAGAAGAAAAGAATTTCATGAAATAAAACAGCGCGTAAACAATTTTACGCGCTGTTTTAATTCTATAAATGAAGATAAATAATTACATCATTCCAGGCATGCCCATGCCGCCCATTCCTGCGCCAGCATCTTGACTATTTTCTTCAGGAATATCTGCTACAACCGCTTCTGTTGTTAAGAACATTGATGCAATACTTCCTGCATTTTGTAATGCAGAACGTGTTACTTTCGTTGGATCAACAATACCTGATTTAATCATATTGACCCATTCACCTGTTGCTGCATTATATCCAACACCAACATCTTCTGACTTCAAGCGTTCTACAATTACGCTTCCTTCAAGTCCAGCATTCTCAACTATTTGACGAATTGGTGCTTCTAAAGCTTTCAGCACAATGTGTTGACCTGTCGCTTCATCACCTTCTAATTGTAATGATTCAACTTCTTTATATACATTGATTAATGCTGTTCCTCCACCTGCAACAATGCCTTCTTCAACAGCTGCTCTTGTAGAGTTCAATGCGTCTTCAATACGGAGTTTACGTTCTTTCATTTCAGTTTCTGTTGCAGCACCAACTTTAATGACTGCAACTCCTCCTGCTAACTTAGCAAGGCGCTCTTGTAACTTTTCACGATCAAATGATGAATCTGTTTCTTCAATTTGTGCTTTAATGACACTAATACGATTCTCAATCTCTTCAGTACTTCCAGCACCTTCCACAATTGTTGTACTGTCTTTCGTCACATTAACTTTCTGTGCTGTTCCTAACATATCTTGTGTTGCATTCTTTATATCGATACCTAAATCATCTGTAATCACTTGACCACCTGTTAACGTTGCGATATCTGCTAACATCTCTTTACGACGGTCACCAAATCCAGGCGCTTTAACAGCAACAGCAGTAAATGTTCCACGAATTTTATTCAACACGATATTCGTCATCGCATCACCTTCTACATCGTCAGCGATAATTAAAATTGGGCGACTTTGTTGAACGATTGATTCTAATAACGGTAAGATATCTTGGAAGCTTGAGATTTTTTTATCCGTAATCAGGATATATGGATTTTCAAGTTCTGCTTCCATCTTTTCATTATCAGTTACCATGTAAGGTGATGCATATCCTCTATCAAATTGCATACCTTCTACAACTTCTAATTCTGTTTCAAGCCCACGTGACTCTTCAATGGTAATAACACCATCATTACCAACTTTCTCCATTGCATCGGCGATATAGCGACCTACTTCTTCATCAGCAGCTGAAATTGCACCAACTTGCGCAATCGCTTCTTTATCTTTTACTTCTTCTGATATTTCTTTTAATTGTGCTACAGCTTTCTCGACGCTCTTACCAATTCCAGAACGAATTCCAACTGGATTTGCACCACTTGTTACGTTTTTTAATCCTTCTTGAATCATAGCTTGTGCTAGAACAGTTGCAGTTGTTGTTCCATCACCTGCAATTTCATTTGTCTTATTAGCTACTTCAGCGACAAGTTTTGCCCCCATATTTTCAAACTTATCTTCTAATTCGATTTCTTTAGCAATCGTGACACCATCATTTGTAATGAGTGGAGCTGTATATGGTTTATCTAATACGACATTTCGTCCTTTAGGTCCTAATGTCACTTTCACTGCATTTGCAAGCTTATCAACACCTTTTAACATTGATTGACGAGCATCTTCTGAAAATTTAAGATCTTTAGCCATAATAAGATTCCTCCTTGTAGTTATTCAATAACCGCTAATACTTCATCAGCATCTAAAATTAAATATTCTTTATCATTTTGTTTTACTTCAGTCCCAGAAAATTTACCAAACACAACACGCTCTCCAACATTTACTTCGATTGGAGCTCGCTCTCCATTGTCTAACAAACGTCCATTACCAATTGCAACAACCGTTCCTTCTGCTGGTTTCTCAGTCGCTGATTCAGTCAGAATTATTCCGCTTTTTGTTTTAGTTTCTTCTTCTGTACGTTCTACGACAATTTTATGACCTATAGGTTTTAACATTGTAAATCCTCCCTTATTTAGTATTTTTTTATTATAAATATTATCAAATGTATTAGCACTCTATACATTTGATTGCTAATACATTTATTATATTAATCAAAGTTGGTCAAAATTGCAACTATTTTGTTCTTGTTTTTTTAAAAATTTAATCCATGATATAATAGGTCCATTGAATGAATTAATTAGAATAGGAGCATTATTAAATGAATCAGAAAGCACGTTGGATCAAACACATTAGTATCATCGTCTTATATATTATGGCACAACTTATTGTACTGCCAGTTGCGTTAGTATATATGATTATGAATCAAGGTCAAGTTGATGAAGAAGCCGTAACAAGAATATCATTGATTGCAAATATTATCGGATTTGTTATTGCTTTAATCATTATAGGTATTTTATTCATAAAGATTAAAGCACCCTTTGACTTCGAACTGAAGTATAGACAACCTTGGCTCGTGTCACTTGGGTGGTTAGTATTTGGAGTTGTCTTTGCTTATATTACACAAATCATTACTTCAATCATTAATACACAAGTACTCAAAAATCCAATGCAATCCGAGAATACGATGGAAATTATGGAAATCGCTTTTCAATATCCTTTCTTTATATTAATTGTTGCAATTTTAGGGCCAATTCTTGAAGAACTCGTATTTCGTAAAGTATTATTTGGTGAAATTTTCAATGCGTTAAAAATTAATAAATACGTTGCATTTACCATTGCCTTTTTAATTAGTGGATTTATTTTTGCAATCGCACATATGGACTTCACACACATTATCATTTATTTAGGTATGTCATTTGTATTCTCATTAATCTATGTCATGACAGGCCGAATTATTGTACCTATTATTGCACATGCTTTAATGAATACTATTGTAGTGATTTTACAATTTACATTTAAAGATACGATTAAAGATTTAGAACAATTCCAAGAATTATCAAATCTAATATTCTATTTCTTTATTTAATAAATCCTAATTTGATTAAAAAAGGTGTGCATCATTACTTTAATTACAATAGAGTCTGGGACGTAAGTAAACCGCACAATAAAAATAGCGATAAAATTTGATGAGGATCAAATTTTATCGCTATTTCTTTTATTTTATTAAAGATTTAACTACTTGCAGTAACTAATTTTCTTATACTTTCGGCTTTTAACTCATGAACCATATCACTCTTCCGTTTGGGATTTTGATTCATTTCCTTTCTGTATTCAGGGTATTTTTGATTTACTCTGAATACCAGCCTATTTTTCGACCATTTCTCTCTCGTATTCAGAGTATTTTCGATTTACTCTGAATACCAACCTATTTTTGACCCATTTCTCTCTCGTATTCAGAGTATTTTCGATTTACTCTGAATACCAACCTATTTTTGACCCATTTCTCTCTCGTATTCAGAGTATTTTCGATTTACTCTGAATACAGAAAAAGAGTTGAAGTTTTTAGGTATAATTAGGTTCGATTTCACAATTTTTTTGAATAGAATATCTGTGAACAGTGGTCAATTAAGATGTTATATATTATATTTTTATACATAATGACACTTCCTTTATTATAAATACTTACATTATAAAGTAGTGTCTTTGTATTTCTTCTTTAATATCTTTCCACACCAAATAAACGTTTTTCACATGCTTTAATAATTTCTTTCAGTGCATAAATTCTTGCATATTTCTTTTGATTTCCTGGGACAACATGCCATGGTGCATAATCTGTAGAGGTTTTATTGATCATATCTTCACTTGCTTCAATATATAAATCCCAATTCTCTCGATTACGCCAATCCTCTTCAGTTATCTTCCATTGCTTATGCTCGTCTTCCTGTCGATCTTCAAAACGTTCTTGTTGTTCATCTTTATCAATTGTAATAAAAAATTTCATAATAATCGCACCATCATCTGATAACATTTTTTCATATTGATTAATTTCGTCATAAGCGCGTTTCCATTCATTAACTGAAGCGAATCCTTCAACACGCTCAACTAAAACCCGTCCATACCAACTACGATCAAAGAATTCTATATGACCGCTTCGTGGCATATCTGTAGCAAATCTCCATAAGTAGTGATGGTCTAACTCAACATCAGTCGGTGCACTAATTGCATTGATTTTGTATCCTGTCGGATCCAATTCTTTGCGTATCCGTTTAATATTTCCACCCTTACCTGCTGCATCAATGCCTTCATAGACTAATACAAGCGGAATCTTTCTTTCATACAGCGCGTATTGCAATTCACGCATGCGATGTTGGAGCTTAGGTAATATTTCATTGTAATCTTCTTTATCAATTTTCTCTTTATTATTCGTTAAAATTTCTGCTTTATAATCTTTTGTGAAGTCACCATCGACTTCACGTTTTTCATCTTTTTTAGATTTTCGTTTTAACGCATCTTCCAATGCTTCAATAATGATTTCATACATTTCTTCAACGGTTTCTTCACGTTCTGTATAATCAATTTTATGCCAAGGGCTAAGTTTACTATCTGTTTTCTTCATGAGTTTATCCATAGTTTCTTTATATACACTCTCATCAATCGCTTGCTCATATTCTTCTGCTTTCCATTTTGTCAGAGGGTTCTTCTTTGTTTTTTCGATATGTTCTTTTCGTTTATCATCATCAATGTTTAAATAAAACTTAATAATTTCATAATCATCTTCAATCAACATCTCTTCAAAATGTTTAATTTGCTCGATTAACACATCATAATCTTCATAAACAGATTTCTTTAGACGGTTTTCTTTATATTGAATAAACTGGGCATACCAGCTTCTAAAATATAAATTAAAACTTCCACGCTTTGGTAACGTCTTCCAATATGAATATAAAAATGGATACCTTAAATCATCTTCGGAGGGCATTTTAGTCGCAATAAATTCAGTATACTTAGCATCTAACTTCATATATAATTCATTAGATAAACGTGACTTACCAGATGCAACAGGTCCTTCAAATAAAATCATCACAGGTATTTTCTTTTCATTGATTTCTCGTGATAACTCACCAAGCTTATTTTCTAACTTCTCTATTTTACTCGACATTTCCTCTCACCTCTCCAAACCTTACAATAATTAATCATAATTAAGAGTACTTTTGTTATATGTCTTATAATTATAGTATAAAACTCAATACTTTATAAAGTTAAAGCACTAAAGACTTTAGAATTATAAA
The DNA window shown above is from Abyssicoccus albus and carries:
- the groL gene encoding chaperonin GroEL (60 kDa chaperone family; promotes refolding of misfolded polypeptides especially under stressful conditions; forms two stacked rings of heptamers to form a barrel-shaped 14mer; ends can be capped by GroES; misfolded proteins enter the barrel where they are refolded when GroES binds): MAKDLKFSEDARQSMLKGVDKLANAVKVTLGPKGRNVVLDKPYTAPLITNDGVTIAKEIELEDKFENMGAKLVAEVANKTNEIAGDGTTTATVLAQAMIQEGLKNVTSGANPVGIRSGIGKSVEKAVAQLKEISEEVKDKEAIAQVGAISAADEEVGRYIADAMEKVGNDGVITIEESRGLETELEVVEGMQFDRGYASPYMVTDNEKMEAELENPYILITDKKISSFQDILPLLESIVQQSRPILIIADDVEGDAMTNIVLNKIRGTFTAVAVKAPGFGDRRKEMLADIATLTGGQVITDDLGIDIKNATQDMLGTAQKVNVTKDSTTIVEGAGSTEEIENRISVIKAQIEETDSSFDREKLQERLAKLAGGVAVIKVGAATETEMKERKLRIEDALNSTRAAVEEGIVAGGGTALINVYKEVESLQLEGDEATGQHIVLKALEAPIRQIVENAGLEGSVIVERLKSEDVGVGYNAATGEWVNMIKSGIVDPTKVTRSALQNAGSIASMFLTTEAVVADIPEENSQDAGAGMGGMGMPGMM
- a CDS encoding phosphate--AMP phosphotransferase, which gives rise to MSSKIEKLENKLGELSREINEKKIPVMILFEGPVASGKSRLSNELYMKLDAKYTEFIATKMPSEDDLRYPFLYSYWKTLPKRGSFNLYFRSWYAQFIQYKENRLKKSVYEDYDVLIEQIKHFEEMLIEDDYEIIKFYLNIDDDKRKEHIEKTKKNPLTKWKAEEYEQAIDESVYKETMDKLMKKTDSKLSPWHKIDYTEREETVEEMYEIIIEALEDALKRKSKKDEKREVDGDFTKDYKAEILTNNKEKIDKEDYNEILPKLQHRMRELQYALYERKIPLVLVYEGIDAAGKGGNIKRIRKELDPTGYKINAISAPTDVELDHHYLWRFATDMPRSGHIEFFDRSWYGRVLVERVEGFASVNEWKRAYDEINQYEKMLSDDGAIIMKFFITIDKDEQQERFEDRQEDEHKQWKITEEDWRNRENWDLYIEASEDMINKTSTDYAPWHVVPGNQKKYARIYALKEIIKACEKRLFGVERY
- a CDS encoding CPBP family intramembrane glutamic endopeptidase; the protein is MNQKARWIKHISIIVLYIMAQLIVLPVALVYMIMNQGQVDEEAVTRISLIANIIGFVIALIIIGILFIKIKAPFDFELKYRQPWLVSLGWLVFGVVFAYITQIITSIINTQVLKNPMQSENTMEIMEIAFQYPFFILIVAILGPILEELVFRKVLFGEIFNALKINKYVAFTIAFLISGFIFAIAHMDFTHIIIYLGMSFVFSLIYVMTGRIIVPIIAHALMNTIVVILQFTFKDTIKDLEQFQELSNLIFYFFI
- a CDS encoding TIGR04053 family radical SAM/SPASM domain-containing protein, with product MQFNMNYDENPFIVIWELTRACELKCLHCRAEAQFRRDPRELSFEQGKALIDDIKTMGNAMLVFTGGDPLMRPDVFDIAKYAIDKGVRVSMTPSATPNVTKEAMQTAKDIGLSRWAFSLDGPTAEIHDHFRGTSGSFDLTMNAINYLNELEMPLQINTVVSNYNLDTLDEMAALVKELNCVLWSVFFLVPTGRGQTKDMISPAEHERVFRWLYQLSKEVDFDIKTTAAQHFRRVVIQSKQREHKKEGHDEVPIQYQQALMNGTTGTIDGLGRAPKGVNDGNGFIFVSHTGDVYPSGLLPVKVGSVKEEKLSEIYRNSPILKDLRNPDKYKGKCGVCEFRNVCGGSRSRAYAMTGDYMESEPYCVYIPEVLRKKKKKRIS
- the groES gene encoding co-chaperone GroES; the encoded protein is MLKPIGHKIVVERTEEETKTKSGIILTESATEKPAEGTVVAIGNGRLLDNGERAPIEVNVGERVVFGKFSGTEVKQNDKEYLILDADEVLAVIE